A window from Corynebacterium urogenitale encodes these proteins:
- a CDS encoding hydrogen peroxide-inducible genes activator has translation MVNKEYRPTIAQLRTFATIAEFGHFGSAASHLGISQPSLSQALAALENGLGVQLIERSTRKVIITPIGRTLLPFAQNTLESLETFVAHARGANGGLVGSLTIGMIPTVAPYLLPDFLASLPQESPELEPRIVEEKTHHLMDGLRQGKIDIALVGMPTDTAGLQKIELYTEEFVLVVDKSSPFAGRSDVTVDELADTELLLLDDGHCLRDQILEMCRTVEMTKDPRRSVTRAASLSTVMQLVSAGFGATLVPLSAVASECSRPGIALATFDGGAQRAGRTIGLVYRSSTTRHEEYVALGEMIAQSYREVAAHSRSFLSHF, from the coding sequence GTGGTCAACAAAGAATATCGCCCAACGATTGCACAGCTGCGCACTTTCGCAACAATCGCGGAGTTCGGCCACTTCGGTTCCGCGGCCTCGCATTTGGGCATTTCTCAACCATCGCTTTCGCAGGCGCTCGCCGCGCTGGAAAACGGGCTAGGAGTGCAGCTGATCGAACGCTCCACGCGTAAGGTGATCATCACCCCGATCGGCCGAACCCTCTTGCCATTCGCCCAGAACACCCTAGAGAGCCTCGAAACTTTTGTCGCTCATGCTCGCGGTGCCAACGGGGGATTGGTGGGCTCATTAACAATAGGCATGATCCCCACAGTTGCACCGTACCTCTTGCCCGATTTTCTCGCCTCTTTGCCGCAAGAGTCCCCAGAATTGGAACCTCGCATCGTCGAAGAAAAGACGCACCATTTGATGGATGGTCTGCGCCAGGGCAAGATCGACATCGCCCTCGTGGGGATGCCCACGGACACAGCAGGTTTGCAGAAAATCGAGTTGTACACTGAGGAGTTTGTTCTCGTCGTGGACAAGTCAAGTCCGTTCGCTGGGCGTTCCGATGTGACAGTCGATGAGCTCGCGGACACTGAGCTGCTGTTGCTTGACGACGGCCACTGCCTGCGCGATCAAATCTTGGAGATGTGCCGCACGGTAGAGATGACGAAGGATCCGCGCAGAAGCGTGACCCGAGCCGCCAGCCTGTCCACCGTCATGCAGTTAGTCTCTGCTGGGTTTGGCGCCACTCTCGTGCCACTGAGTGCTGTGGCATCCGAGTGCAGTCGTCCAGGGATTGCGCTAGCGACTTTCGATGGAGGGGCTCAGCGCGCAGGGCGCACGATCGGGTTAGTGTATCGGAGCTCTACGACCCGTCACGAAGAGTACGTGGCGCTGGGGGAAATGATCGCTCAGTCCTACCGCGAAGTCGCGGCCCACAGCCGTTCTTTCCTAAGCCACTTTTAG
- a CDS encoding neutral/alkaline non-lysosomal ceramidase N-terminal domain-containing protein, with translation MAAVSGTVLWASATKGSAAAQTDSIHVGRGMADMTGEPWGAGMNGYAVLEQTSVGLQRRQYARAFIFVDPATQRRVVEVVADIGLMFQSIFLEVLRRLKTKYGDLYSDHNVLIHATHTHVAPGGTSGHLMVDITTQGFRPITFEANVSGIVAAIERAHDDVQPAQLTLAKGTLSGASANRSRQAWEQNPESDRANFPDAIDPHNVTLHIERNGQPVGFINWFAVHATSMSSEYRHVATDNKGYAAWATEEALGVDHSHPEEAIFVAAFAQSSPGDMTPNLGLTPGSGPGEDDVSHARIIGERHMRAVAEAGDGEPVAGGGVDGIFRWVDCSDIAVDAQWTTDGKPGHTGPAILGAAFAASSQEDGGGEPLLGLNEGERGGNPWVRELGRVVVPPAIHKLHAPKDILLPLGYIEGMIQQVHPFYVHRIGGLVLISHGFEATITSGLRLRRTVAEALGVPLDNVISQGYVNGYGHYLTTPEEYGTQNYEGGATIFGRNQLPAFQQTFHELATALKEGKEIDPGRPAGDLTGLIPPSPSTNGWADIPPIGKKFGEILSAPKSVAVGETATVTLVGANPNNNLRLGEGYLTVAREDGSVVAHDSSESTLITFANAWGSTTVTIDWNTAALEPGTYTVRYRGDSRAIFGGLSPFEGVARIEVR, from the coding sequence ATGGCAGCAGTGTCAGGCACGGTCCTCTGGGCGTCGGCCACCAAAGGAAGCGCGGCGGCTCAAACGGACTCGATCCACGTGGGGCGCGGCATGGCAGACATGACCGGCGAGCCATGGGGTGCGGGCATGAACGGCTACGCGGTGCTTGAGCAGACCTCGGTCGGACTGCAACGCCGTCAATACGCCCGAGCCTTCATCTTCGTGGACCCCGCGACACAACGTCGTGTCGTGGAGGTGGTCGCCGACATCGGACTCATGTTCCAGTCCATCTTCCTGGAAGTGCTACGCCGGCTCAAAACCAAATACGGAGATCTGTACAGCGACCACAATGTGCTGATCCACGCTACGCACACTCACGTTGCTCCCGGTGGAACGTCCGGCCACCTGATGGTTGACATCACCACTCAGGGCTTCCGGCCTATTACGTTCGAAGCGAACGTCTCTGGAATCGTCGCAGCCATTGAGAGGGCACACGATGATGTCCAGCCAGCTCAGTTGACCCTAGCGAAAGGCACCTTGTCAGGCGCATCGGCGAACCGTTCACGCCAAGCGTGGGAGCAAAACCCGGAATCGGATCGCGCGAACTTTCCCGATGCCATCGATCCGCACAATGTCACGCTTCACATCGAACGCAACGGCCAGCCCGTCGGCTTCATCAACTGGTTTGCCGTCCACGCCACCAGTATGTCTTCCGAATACCGCCACGTGGCGACCGATAACAAGGGATATGCAGCCTGGGCGACCGAAGAAGCTTTGGGCGTGGATCACAGTCATCCTGAGGAAGCTATTTTTGTCGCGGCTTTCGCGCAGTCTTCCCCAGGCGATATGACTCCCAATTTAGGGCTCACGCCGGGGTCCGGACCGGGCGAAGACGATGTTTCCCACGCACGCATCATCGGTGAACGGCACATGCGCGCGGTAGCCGAAGCCGGTGATGGTGAGCCTGTCGCAGGCGGGGGAGTGGACGGTATCTTCCGGTGGGTAGATTGCTCCGATATTGCGGTCGATGCACAGTGGACCACAGACGGAAAACCAGGGCATACTGGCCCAGCGATCCTCGGTGCAGCGTTCGCCGCATCCTCTCAGGAAGACGGCGGGGGTGAGCCTCTACTGGGCCTCAATGAGGGGGAACGAGGAGGCAACCCGTGGGTGCGCGAGTTGGGCCGCGTAGTTGTTCCTCCAGCGATCCACAAGCTCCACGCGCCAAAGGACATCTTGCTGCCTTTGGGATATATCGAAGGCATGATCCAGCAGGTGCATCCCTTTTACGTCCACCGCATTGGCGGGCTCGTGCTCATCTCGCATGGCTTTGAAGCGACAATCACCTCCGGCCTGCGCTTACGCCGTACCGTCGCGGAGGCTCTGGGAGTGCCTCTCGACAACGTCATTTCACAGGGGTACGTCAATGGTTACGGCCATTACCTCACCACTCCAGAGGAGTATGGAACCCAAAACTATGAAGGTGGCGCGACAATATTCGGACGCAATCAGCTACCGGCATTCCAACAAACCTTCCACGAGCTTGCCACGGCGCTCAAGGAAGGCAAGGAGATTGATCCAGGACGGCCGGCGGGTGATTTAACAGGCTTGATCCCACCTTCCCCCAGTACCAATGGTTGGGCAGATATCCCTCCAATTGGGAAGAAGTTTGGTGAGATTCTCTCGGCGCCTAAGAGCGTGGCAGTGGGTGAGACGGCGACGGTGACGTTGGTCGGAGCGAACCCAAACAACAACCTGCGGCTAGGGGAAGGATATCTCACCGTGGCGCGGGAGGACGGATCTGTGGTCGCTCATGATTCCTCCGAGTCCACCCTCATTACTTTCGCCAATGCGTGGGGTTCCACAACCGTTACTATCGACTGGAACACTGCAGCACTGGAACCAGGCACGTACACCGTGCGATATAGGGGCGATTCGCGGGCGATCTTTGGTGGTCTGAGCCCGTTCGAAGGTGTGGCGAGAATCGAGGTTCGTTAA
- the hrpA gene encoding ATP-dependent RNA helicase HrpA, with the protein MNTPSDDQGQAHNKHGATTKKHPRKRNRQRQRSGRNRTPRVVRSIGPVNFPEHLPVSERREEIMEAIDQHQVVIIAGETGSGKTTQIPKMCLELGRGRTQVIGHTQPRRIAARSVAERIAEELGHSIGDAQSPVGYKIRFDDTISDSTAIKLMTDGVLLNEIQRDRLLRAYDTIIVDEAHERSLNIDFLLGFLKQLLPRRPDLKVIITSATINPEAFAKHFADASGTPAPIIEVSGRTYPVEVRYRPLITERLNEKTGELVETEIDPLDGLVSACRELMDNGPGDILCFFSGEREIRDAADALGSAFAQRRSEKVDILPLFGRLSNAEQHRVFSPGGKRRIVLATNIAETSLTVPGIHYVVDTGYARISRYSHRTKVQRLPVEEISQASATQRSGRCGRTADGIAIRLYSEENFEARPEFTDPEILRTHLASVILAMAALGLGDVEDFPFLQSPDRKSVRDGVALLQELGALAVASEKKKGEPTRAKLTQIGKDMARIPTDPRLARMLEAAHRNHVLEHVAVIVAALSIQDVRERPMEHQARADQLHARFAADSDFISILKLWNYLQINRRTLSGNQFRKLCQSEFIHYMRSREWMDLVRQLLSVIQDLRWQVPNIHHVRELDFDEQSLNEDAVHRSILTGLLTNIGMREGNSKQFAGTRNSHFVVHPSSALSKKPPQWIMAAELVETSQVFARTIGPIDPSWVEDIAPHMVKLVHSEPHWSSSRGAAMVHEKVLMLGLPLIADRRVNLGRTDKALARELFIRHALVEGDWTTRHKFFHHNQDLLAEAGQLEDKTRRRDIIVDDDALYAFYDKRLPDSITSARHFDSWWKKARHKDSNLLNFDPEQLIDSHEGAAAADEFPDIWRQGSLGFELTYVFQPGDPHDGITMRVPLPLLATVDPQQTQWLVAGLRHDLCVALIKSLPKVLRRTVVPATDFARRALQSMTPFDGPIDEALADALRSLGGSGISSSDFDWSRVPDHLRMNIAAIDRRGKVVDSSRNITELQERLSGQVTQAIAQASARSNPAGPEPIDASAHAASRKRKGKKKGNVGNSGKRGGASTGGVLARADKWDAQGIGTVVEFVDTVVDGQTVSAYPAIVSVEDGVVLRAFPTPQAAAAQQYKTVLDMMVSQMSVSNAQMLKGLPLRQRVALESYPYGGFAALVEDLQTVVCRDMLSKVGPVVRDPERCKELVSQVKKEGATWVRRYVVEIAPAVLAVADMREELDAWDGEVIDDMRQQLDFYLGSHAVARHGVAQLKHVPRYVQAMKARLELMELDPLREQDLDAQVEQALKEYRATLDRLPRARAASPQLKDVRWTIEEFRVSLFAQNLGTARTASLQRIRKALAKIR; encoded by the coding sequence GTGAATACCCCGAGCGATGATCAAGGCCAGGCCCACAATAAGCACGGCGCAACCACTAAGAAGCACCCTCGCAAGCGCAACCGCCAACGCCAACGCTCGGGGCGAAACCGCACTCCGCGAGTGGTGCGGTCCATCGGTCCAGTCAACTTTCCAGAACACTTACCGGTTAGCGAACGCCGAGAAGAAATCATGGAAGCGATCGACCAGCATCAGGTGGTTATCATCGCCGGCGAGACGGGCTCAGGCAAGACCACTCAGATTCCAAAAATGTGCCTAGAGCTCGGACGGGGGCGCACTCAGGTCATCGGACATACACAACCACGACGCATCGCAGCCCGCAGTGTTGCAGAGCGTATCGCCGAGGAACTCGGGCACTCCATTGGAGACGCCCAGTCCCCCGTCGGCTATAAGATCCGCTTTGATGACACGATCAGCGATTCCACAGCCATCAAGCTCATGACCGATGGCGTTCTACTCAACGAAATTCAGCGCGATCGGCTCCTGCGCGCTTATGACACGATCATCGTTGACGAAGCCCACGAACGCAGCCTCAACATCGACTTCCTCCTCGGATTCCTCAAGCAGCTCCTGCCGCGGCGCCCAGATCTCAAGGTCATCATCACCTCAGCAACAATCAACCCTGAGGCCTTCGCCAAGCACTTCGCCGACGCCTCCGGCACCCCCGCGCCCATCATCGAGGTTTCCGGCCGCACCTATCCTGTGGAGGTTCGCTACCGGCCACTGATCACCGAACGCCTGAACGAAAAAACGGGCGAGCTCGTGGAGACAGAAATTGACCCGCTCGACGGCCTCGTCAGCGCCTGCCGAGAACTAATGGACAACGGACCAGGAGATATCCTCTGCTTTTTCTCGGGCGAGCGAGAAATTCGAGATGCCGCGGACGCGCTAGGTTCTGCCTTTGCCCAGCGACGAAGCGAAAAAGTCGACATCCTGCCTTTGTTCGGCCGACTATCGAACGCAGAGCAACACCGGGTGTTCTCCCCCGGCGGCAAGCGCCGCATCGTCTTGGCCACCAACATCGCAGAAACATCACTGACGGTGCCCGGTATTCACTATGTTGTCGACACCGGCTACGCCCGCATCTCCCGCTACTCACACCGCACGAAGGTCCAACGCCTGCCCGTAGAGGAGATCAGCCAGGCCAGCGCGACTCAACGTTCCGGCCGCTGCGGCCGCACAGCTGACGGTATCGCCATTCGCCTCTACTCCGAGGAAAATTTCGAGGCACGCCCAGAATTCACCGACCCTGAAATTCTCCGCACGCACCTAGCGAGTGTCATTCTCGCCATGGCAGCCCTCGGGCTCGGCGACGTGGAAGATTTCCCTTTCCTCCAATCGCCAGATCGCAAGTCAGTTCGCGATGGTGTCGCCTTGCTCCAAGAACTAGGTGCGCTAGCGGTGGCGTCGGAAAAGAAGAAGGGAGAACCTACACGGGCTAAGCTGACGCAGATCGGCAAAGACATGGCACGCATCCCAACTGATCCTCGGTTGGCGCGCATGCTTGAAGCAGCACACAGGAACCACGTCTTGGAACACGTGGCGGTCATCGTCGCTGCGCTAAGCATCCAAGACGTGCGGGAACGCCCCATGGAACACCAAGCGCGCGCCGACCAACTCCATGCGCGTTTTGCGGCAGACTCAGACTTCATCAGCATTCTCAAGCTCTGGAACTACCTCCAGATCAACCGGCGCACGCTTTCGGGTAATCAATTCCGCAAACTATGCCAGAGCGAATTCATCCACTACATGCGTAGCCGAGAATGGATGGACCTCGTGCGCCAGCTCCTCAGTGTTATCCAAGACCTGCGCTGGCAGGTGCCTAATATTCACCATGTTCGCGAACTCGACTTCGATGAACAAAGCCTCAACGAGGACGCCGTTCATCGTTCCATCCTTACCGGCCTGCTGACGAACATTGGCATGCGCGAAGGCAATTCAAAGCAATTCGCCGGTACCCGCAATTCCCACTTCGTTGTCCATCCCAGTTCCGCGCTTTCAAAGAAGCCACCTCAGTGGATCATGGCAGCTGAGCTCGTAGAAACCTCCCAAGTTTTTGCTCGCACAATCGGACCGATTGACCCATCATGGGTCGAAGACATCGCGCCTCACATGGTCAAGCTGGTCCATTCCGAACCCCATTGGTCCAGTAGCCGAGGCGCAGCAATGGTGCACGAGAAGGTGCTCATGCTCGGCTTGCCCCTGATCGCTGACCGTCGCGTGAACCTGGGACGTACGGATAAGGCACTGGCGCGCGAGCTGTTCATCCGCCATGCTCTGGTAGAAGGCGACTGGACAACTCGCCATAAATTCTTTCACCATAACCAGGATCTGCTCGCAGAAGCGGGGCAGCTGGAAGATAAAACACGACGCCGTGACATCATCGTGGACGACGACGCACTTTACGCGTTCTACGATAAGCGATTGCCGGACAGCATCACCTCTGCGCGGCATTTCGACTCCTGGTGGAAAAAGGCTCGCCACAAAGATTCGAACTTGCTGAACTTCGATCCAGAGCAGCTCATCGACTCGCATGAGGGCGCTGCCGCAGCCGATGAATTCCCTGACATCTGGAGGCAGGGCTCGCTCGGGTTCGAGCTCACTTATGTCTTCCAACCCGGCGATCCCCATGACGGCATCACCATGCGCGTACCGTTGCCTCTGCTAGCGACGGTTGACCCTCAGCAGACACAGTGGCTCGTGGCAGGACTTCGCCATGATTTGTGTGTGGCCTTGATCAAGAGTTTGCCGAAGGTGCTGCGCCGGACAGTGGTTCCCGCCACTGATTTCGCGCGCCGCGCTTTGCAGTCGATGACGCCTTTTGATGGCCCCATTGACGAAGCGCTTGCCGATGCTTTGCGAAGCCTTGGTGGCTCAGGGATTTCCTCCAGTGACTTCGATTGGTCCCGAGTGCCCGACCATCTGCGGATGAATATTGCGGCCATCGATCGCAGAGGTAAGGTCGTCGATTCCTCCCGAAACATCACCGAGTTGCAGGAGCGCCTGTCTGGACAGGTCACCCAGGCCATTGCTCAGGCTTCCGCACGTTCCAATCCGGCTGGACCAGAACCCATCGATGCATCTGCTCATGCAGCAAGCAGAAAGAGGAAAGGCAAAAAGAAAGGCAACGTAGGTAATAGCGGGAAAAGAGGGGGTGCGTCCACCGGCGGCGTGCTCGCCCGTGCGGACAAATGGGATGCCCAGGGGATCGGAACTGTTGTTGAGTTTGTCGACACTGTCGTCGATGGTCAGACGGTCTCTGCGTACCCGGCAATCGTCTCTGTTGAGGATGGGGTGGTTCTCCGTGCATTCCCGACGCCACAAGCAGCTGCGGCCCAACAATACAAGACTGTCTTAGACATGATGGTTTCACAGATGTCTGTTTCCAATGCGCAAATGCTCAAGGGCCTACCTCTGCGTCAGCGGGTGGCGCTGGAATCCTATCCCTATGGTGGATTCGCCGCATTGGTGGAGGATCTGCAAACGGTAGTCTGCCGCGACATGCTCTCTAAGGTTGGTCCGGTCGTCCGCGACCCTGAGCGGTGCAAGGAGCTTGTATCGCAGGTCAAGAAGGAGGGTGCGACCTGGGTACGGCGCTACGTCGTCGAGATAGCGCCTGCTGTGTTGGCCGTTGCAGACATGCGCGAAGAATTGGATGCCTGGGACGGTGAAGTTATCGACGACATGCGCCAGCAGTTGGACTTCTATCTGGGTTCCCATGCGGTTGCGCGTCATGGTGTGGCACAGTTGAAGCATGTTCCTCGATACGTCCAGGCGATGAAGGCGCGGCTGGAGCTGATGGAACTTGATCCTCTCCGCGAGCAGGACCTCGATGCCCAAGTTGAACAGGCTTTGAAGGAGTATCGAGCCACGCTTGATCGGCTGCCACGAGCGAGAGCTGCTTCTCCGCAGCTTAAGGACGTGCGATGGACTATCGAGGAGTTTAGGGTAAGCCTGTTTGCGCAGAATTTGGGGACTGCGCGGACTGCCTCATTGCAAAGGATCCGGAAGGCACTGGCGAAAATCCGTTAA
- the nrdR gene encoding transcriptional regulator NrdR — MLCPSCRSEQSRVVDSRAVEQGVSIRRRRECSDCGTRFTTVERSILLVMKRSGVTEEFSREKVIKGVRRACQGRDVSDDALKRLAHEVEQNVRAVHGSQVQANQIGLAILEPLRKLDEVAYLRFASVYKSFKSAEDFENEIALLRASHSESQDRTGESAED; from the coding sequence GTGTTGTGTCCCTCCTGCAGATCTGAGCAATCGCGCGTTGTCGACTCTCGAGCCGTCGAACAAGGTGTATCTATTCGACGGCGTCGAGAGTGCAGTGATTGTGGCACGCGCTTCACAACCGTAGAACGGTCCATTCTGCTCGTGATGAAGCGAAGTGGAGTGACTGAAGAGTTCAGTCGGGAAAAAGTGATCAAGGGTGTCCGGCGCGCCTGCCAAGGACGAGATGTTTCGGATGATGCCCTCAAACGCCTCGCACACGAAGTCGAGCAAAATGTCCGTGCAGTGCATGGATCTCAAGTTCAAGCTAACCAGATAGGTCTGGCGATCCTCGAGCCACTACGCAAACTTGACGAGGTCGCCTACCTTCGCTTTGCCTCCGTTTATAAATCCTTCAAAAGTGCGGAGGACTTCGAAAATGAGATCGCTCTCCTCCGAGCAAGTCACAGTGAGAGCCAGGACCGGACAGGGGAGAGCGCGGAAGATTAA
- a CDS encoding uracil-xanthine permease family protein has product MAVQRGRFFGWSLHGDGRSIAPGQVVAPEERLSWPRTIGIGMQHVVAMFGATLLVPTITGFPVNTTLLFTGLGTILFLLVTRNRLPSYLGSSFAFIAPLTASQAHGFAAQLGGILAAGMLLTVIGIIVTLAGRKVIDAVMPPAVTGAIVALIGLNLAPTATSNFQAQPLIAFVTLVAIVVFTVAGRGMVSRLGILLGVLVGWGFAYLYGGLSEESMKTVGDAQWLGAPHFATPEFNLAAIAVTLPVIVVLIAENVGHVKAVATMTSRNLDDLAGPALIADGTSTMLAGGFGGSGTTTYAENIGVMAATKVYSSAAYWVAAITAIALAFIPKFGAVILTIPAGVLGGATMVLYGMIGLLGVRIWQDNNVQLTDPVNLTTASVAIIAGIGNLTLTVGGVQLEGIAWGSVGIIIAYPILRWLFHTVGEGQNAPRR; this is encoded by the coding sequence CTGGCAGTACAAAGAGGCCGTTTCTTTGGCTGGTCTCTCCACGGGGATGGCCGGTCGATTGCCCCCGGTCAAGTCGTCGCGCCGGAGGAGCGCCTCAGCTGGCCCCGCACTATCGGGATCGGCATGCAGCATGTTGTTGCCATGTTCGGAGCGACATTGTTGGTGCCTACCATCACCGGGTTTCCGGTCAACACCACCCTGTTGTTTACCGGATTGGGCACCATCCTCTTCCTTCTCGTAACGCGCAATCGACTGCCGTCCTATCTTGGCAGCTCTTTCGCTTTTATCGCTCCGTTGACAGCCTCCCAGGCGCACGGCTTCGCAGCTCAGCTCGGTGGCATTCTTGCCGCTGGCATGTTGCTTACGGTCATCGGCATTATTGTGACGCTGGCTGGCCGAAAGGTCATCGATGCGGTCATGCCGCCGGCGGTTACCGGCGCGATTGTAGCCTTGATCGGCTTGAACCTAGCGCCCACCGCCACGAGTAATTTTCAGGCACAGCCCCTCATCGCTTTCGTCACGCTCGTGGCGATCGTTGTCTTCACCGTTGCCGGTCGGGGGATGGTCTCGCGCCTCGGAATTCTGCTCGGCGTGCTCGTCGGGTGGGGCTTTGCCTATCTTTATGGCGGACTGTCCGAAGAATCTATGAAAACCGTGGGCGATGCGCAGTGGCTGGGTGCACCCCACTTTGCGACGCCCGAGTTTAACCTCGCAGCGATCGCTGTGACGCTGCCTGTCATTGTGGTTCTCATTGCCGAGAACGTCGGTCACGTGAAAGCAGTGGCAACGATGACGAGTCGTAACCTTGACGACCTCGCAGGTCCGGCGTTGATTGCAGACGGCACATCAACCATGCTTGCCGGTGGATTCGGTGGTTCCGGTACCACTACCTATGCCGAAAATATCGGTGTTATGGCGGCAACCAAAGTCTACTCTTCCGCGGCGTACTGGGTGGCCGCGATCACCGCGATTGCTTTGGCATTCATTCCGAAGTTTGGCGCTGTGATCCTCACGATTCCCGCTGGCGTATTGGGTGGTGCGACGATGGTTCTCTACGGCATGATTGGCCTGTTGGGCGTCCGCATTTGGCAGGACAACAATGTGCAGTTGACTGACCCGGTGAATCTGACGACTGCCTCTGTGGCGATTATCGCAGGTATCGGAAACTTGACCCTCACTGTGGGCGGTGTTCAGTTGGAGGGAATTGCTTGGGGCTCTGTGGGCATAATTATCGCCTACCCAATCCTCCGGTGGCTTTTCCATACGGTCGGTGAGGGACAGAACGCACCACGTCGTTAA
- the lexA gene encoding transcriptional repressor LexA yields the protein MSTNDVHDADSQPRRRPGRPRKTAAERQAGTDKSRLTDRQSRILQVITDSTVLRGYPPSIREIADAVGLQSTSSVSYHLTQLEKKGYLRREDKKPRAVDVRNFKEEPTPSQAQGDQPNSADVSDEHPTATYVPVVGQIAAGSPILAEQNVEAVFPLPSELVGNGELFLLQVVGESMRDAGIFNGDWVAVRSQNVAEFGDFVAAMIDGDATVKEFHRNEDGVWLLPHNDLFEPIPAEEAQILGKVVAVLRKV from the coding sequence ATGTCCACCAACGATGTTCACGATGCGGATAGCCAGCCTCGTCGCCGGCCCGGTCGCCCACGTAAGACCGCTGCGGAACGCCAAGCAGGTACCGACAAGAGCCGCCTCACCGATAGGCAAAGCCGCATTCTCCAAGTGATCACCGATTCGACCGTATTACGCGGTTACCCACCGAGCATTCGCGAAATCGCCGATGCTGTAGGACTCCAATCCACCTCATCTGTCTCTTATCACCTCACTCAGTTAGAGAAGAAGGGCTATCTCCGCCGTGAGGACAAGAAACCGCGTGCGGTAGACGTTCGAAACTTCAAGGAAGAGCCCACTCCTAGCCAAGCGCAGGGCGACCAGCCCAATAGCGCTGATGTTTCCGACGAGCACCCCACAGCCACCTACGTCCCCGTCGTCGGACAGATCGCCGCCGGTAGTCCGATTCTCGCCGAGCAGAACGTTGAGGCCGTCTTCCCACTTCCTTCCGAACTCGTAGGTAATGGTGAACTCTTCCTTCTTCAGGTCGTCGGCGAATCCATGCGCGATGCCGGCATTTTCAACGGTGATTGGGTCGCGGTCCGTTCCCAGAACGTGGCAGAGTTCGGCGACTTTGTTGCTGCCATGATCGACGGCGACGCGACAGTAAAGGAATTCCACCGTAACGAGGACGGCGTATGGCTTCTGCCCCACAACGACCTCTTCGAGCCGATTCCAGCGGAAGAAGCACAAATTCTCGGCAAAGTTGTCGCAGTTTTGCGCAAAGTTTAG
- a CDS encoding DeoR/GlpR family DNA-binding transcription regulator: MPKQSAERRRQIASLAAVQGRVTVTELAERFKVTAETIRRDLAILDEEGGVFRVHGGAVPIQSFRSNPTTYESRAKASLEAKRAIARKAVTLLPNPGSTLFLDGGTTTALMARTMAELPEPEGFYTPFTIITNSLPIALTLSDSPLFDIQLLGGTVRPQSQAVVGDVATRTIGVLRADTAFVGTNALTLSHGLSTPDAQEGAVKRAMVTNAQRVIALCDSTKFGLDYLVSFASMEDLSTVVTDREATQDYVAALEASGITVAFAD; encoded by the coding sequence ATGCCCAAGCAGTCAGCTGAGCGACGCCGCCAAATTGCATCCCTTGCTGCTGTGCAGGGTCGGGTCACCGTCACGGAACTCGCCGAGCGCTTCAAAGTTACTGCTGAAACCATACGTCGTGACCTTGCGATTCTGGATGAGGAAGGCGGAGTCTTTCGTGTCCACGGCGGTGCGGTTCCCATCCAAAGTTTCCGCAGCAATCCAACCACTTATGAATCGCGCGCCAAGGCCTCGCTTGAGGCAAAACGGGCCATTGCCCGTAAAGCGGTTACTTTGCTGCCTAATCCCGGTTCAACTCTATTCCTTGACGGCGGCACGACTACTGCACTAATGGCCCGCACTATGGCCGAGCTGCCAGAACCGGAAGGGTTTTACACCCCCTTCACAATCATCACCAATTCCCTCCCCATTGCGCTGACGCTATCGGATTCCCCACTGTTCGATATCCAGCTTCTGGGCGGTACAGTCCGACCCCAGTCGCAAGCTGTCGTAGGCGACGTCGCCACCCGAACAATCGGGGTACTGCGCGCCGACACTGCATTTGTCGGAACCAATGCGCTGACACTGTCACACGGATTGTCCACCCCAGACGCACAAGAGGGCGCTGTGAAACGGGCCATGGTGACTAATGCACAACGCGTCATCGCACTGTGCGATTCCACCAAATTTGGTCTCGATTACCTCGTCAGCTTCGCGTCGATGGAAGATCTATCTACAGTAGTCACTGATCGTGAAGCGACCCAGGATTACGTGGCAGCGCTTGAGGCCTCGGGCATCACGGTAGCCTTCGCTGATTAG